CGTGTTCGATTTAAAGGCGTATTTAGATAAACCTAATAACGACACTATGCCTGAGCTAAAAGCGGGTTCTACTATTTATGTGCCTATCATGGTTGATGATGTAAATACCACTTCAAGAACAGTTTATATCATGGGCGAAGTACAAAAGCCGGGGGCTTATGAAGCAGGCGAAAGCACCAGTTTTTTAGATATTCTGGCTAATGCAGGTGGCCCAACCCGTTTTGCTGAAACTCGTCAAATTAAAATCTTAACTCCAGCAGGCGAAAGCATCCTATTTGATTTACAAGGTTACAGCGAAGGCATAGTTACAGTAAAAGTGCCAAGCCTTAACCCAGGTGATGTGATTTTTGTACCAGAGAAAACCGATCAGAACGAAAAAAGCTGGTTAAAAGTACCACCAAAACGTGCCATCAAAATTATTGGTGCCATTTTATCTCCGGGTCGTTATGAGTGGAGCCCTGAAATGGACTTTACTGATTTACTTGCCCATGCCGGCGGCCCAACAAAAGGTGCTAACATCAATGATATAAAAATTGTTAGAAACGGCGAGGTAACTAAACGTTTCGATTTAGAGCAATACACTATTAATGATTCGGGCAAGTATGCACTGCCAAATTTAATGGCTGGCGACACCATTATTGTTGAAGAGTTACCTGTTGACCCTGCAGATAATAAGTCTCAATGGATCCGTCAAGAATCAAGCAAGTCAATTTACATTATGGGGCAGGTTGGCTCACCTGGTCGCTATGCATTTAATACTAATATGCACTTTATCGACATTTTAGCCGCTGCTGATGGCCCTACAGACAATGCCGATTTACGTAATATTCGTATTACTCATCGTAACGGCAATGCAGCAAGAGTCAGCAAATTAAACCTTGCACTGTATTTTGAAACCGGTGATGAAACTTTATTTCCACACGTTTTACCGGGCGATACCATCTATATCCCAGAAAAAGATAAAGACTGGTTACGTACGCCAAAAGAGCAAGTAGTTCGCATCATGGGTGCTGTTGAAAAGCCAGGTCGTTATAGCTTTGATGACACCATGACGGTGCTTGACGTACTAGCAGAAGCGGGCGGCCCATCAAGCTCAGCGCTTATCGACAAAATCGTGGTGGTAAATCATTCATGCTGTAAAGAACAGTCTCGTGTATTTGATTTAGAAGAATTCGTTAAAAACCCTAACTCAGCGTATATCCCTGTGTTACGTGCTGGCGATACTTTATATGTACCAGACAAAGGTCAGGATTTAATGAGCCAGTTTAAATCAAACTTCTTAGACTTTATTACTGTTGTAGCTTTAGTGGTGGGCTTATGAAACTAATACCAGCGCAATACCAAGAACTTGAAGCCGTGTGTAACGAAATAGATAACAGCAAAGCCCGTTGTATCTGCTTTATCTCGTTAACCGGTAACGAGGGCTCTACATCACTTTGTGCTAGTGTTGCACAGCGCTTAAGTTTGCAAGCTGCCAAAGTGCTTATTATCGACTTAAATCCGTTAAATCCATTTAAGTTTGATGAGCCAAAAAAACCAGAATCTTGGTGCTTTAGCGATATTTCGTGTCAGCTAAATATCATCAATACTGAGCAAGTAGATCTGCTCACTATGGCGCACCTTAAAGAGCTTGAATCGGTGAAAAATAAAAGCGTACTAAATGATGCAATAGAACGCATAAAACAAGAATATGACTATATATTTTTAGATATGAGCCCAGCTCTTAAATGTAATCGCGGTAACGTGCCGCTGCATGCGCTTAGTTTATGTACTGAACTGACATTTTTAACGGTATCGCTTGGTTATAACGACGAAGAAGCTTTATGTCACGGTATGGCCAATCTAGAACACGCAGGCGTTAATAACGTAAAAATTGTTGTCGCTCAGCATCAGTTTGCTCCATTAGGTAGCCGCATCGTGAAAACGCTCAAAGCGTTTCAACCAAAATGGCCTAAACTCACAGAGTACTTATTAAACAAAGTTATTAAACAGCGCTGGTTGTTTTTACCTTATTGAGAATCTGTATGGACTGCTTATATCAAAAATCATTTAGTCTAGACTGGCCTACAGTTAGTGAGATCCGCCATATTTTAAAACATGTTCTGACGGCGATCAGTGTTAAAAATCAAGATATAGATGCAGCAGGTTTAGTAGCAACCGAATACCTAACCAATCTGTTACGCCATAGCCAAGAAACGTCAATGCATGTCCAGTTTGCTATGCATAAACTGCCCGATAAACAGCTATTAATTGAATTTAAAGACAGCATGCCAAGCTATGATTTATTTAATCAACAAGCATCAGGGTGGCAATTAGACAGTGGTGAATTAGTTGAAGGGGGCATGGGGGTTGCGCTCATCAAGCATTACTTTCCAAATGCTTGTTATAAAACTGTTGGCCAGCAGAATACATTCTCTTTTTGTTTAACCAATATCGATAAACGACCCACGCTTATCTACATAGACGATGATAAAGCACAACTTGCTTTACTGAATGCTTATTTATCTGAGAATTTTCAGGTTATTTGCTGTGAAGACAGTGAATCGGGCTGGCAAGAAATACTTACCTCTGGGGCAACAATTTTATTGCTTGATCATAAACTTAAAAATGGCACCAGTGAGCCTCTACTTAAAAAACTCAATCAATCTAACCTAAAAACTAATTTATCTGTGGTTATGCTGACAGGTGATGACAGTGAAGAACTTATAAAACGTATAAACCTGTTAGGGGTTGATGATTATTTAGTAAAACCCGTTAGCAAAACTCGCTTATTGCAAAGTATCGAACGGATTGTGCATCGTTTTTCTGCATTAAAGTATGTAATTAACGAAGAGCGCATGCAAACAAAGCAAAAAATAGGGGAGTTTAATGCCTATAATTTTGGCTCAATTATCAGCCAAAATGGGGGTGATTTTTGTATGTACCCCCACCAGCTGCAAGCGCCTGTGATCATTGGCGATATGATGGGGCACGGTATAACAGCACTAAAAGAAAGTTTTGCCATAAAGGGCTTTTTAAGTGGCTGTTTAGCGACAGAAATCCCGATACAAAGCGTTTTAACAACCTTAAACCAAGCCTTGTATGAACAGCGGTTATGTAAAACTAGTTTAGTCACTTTGCTTATAAGTTTTATTGAAAATAATACACTTCATTGGTTTAACGCAGGTCATCCAGCCCCCTGTGTAATAACCAAAAATGGTAAATTAATTCAGCTAAGCGGAACTGATCCCTTACTGGGCCTTAGTGATGATCATGTTTATCAACATCATAGTTATGACTTAAATGACGTTGAACACATTTTATTATTCACCGATGGTTGGCTTGATAATCAGCAATTAAGCGATGTAGACCAAATTATTACTAAATTAACTGACGAAAATGTGCAAAGTGAAGAGTTTGCTTATGCACTTTGGCAGGCAAGCCTGGTTGAGTTATCTGCTGAAATTGACGATGCCTCGTTAATTGTGATCAATAAACACTAAAGTTTGAGTTTACAAACCGGTCAAATAAGCACTAAGCTACTAATAAGGAACTGTTAAATAATCACTTTATCTCAGCATAAAACGATAATAAAGGAAGTCTGTAATGCCACCTAAAATACTCATTGTTGAAGATACAGAATCGCTAGCGCTGATGTACCAATCATATTTGATCCCAACCGGGGTCGAAACACGCATTGCCTACAATGGTGAACAAGCCGTCGTTGCTCTGCAGGAGTTTGAGCCTGATTTAGTGATTTTAGATGTTATGCTGCCAGATATGAACGGGCTAGATATTTTATCCTCTTTAGACCCAGACACAGCTCCACAAGTGATTGTTTTAACAGGGCATGCCACTAAAGAAATGGCAATAAAAGCCATCAAACTCGGTGCCAGTGACTTTCTAGAAAAACCTATTGAAGCCGATCGTTTTCGCATTACAGTAAACAACGCATTAAAACTTAAAGATTTAAAACAAACAGTCAAAAGCTATCAAACAACTTACGAGAATGGTAAATACTACGATTTGATTGGTAGCTCATCAGAAATGCAATCTGTTTACCAAATCATAAAGTCAGCATCCGCAAGTAAAGCAACTGTTTTCATCACTGGTGAAAGTGGTACCGGTAAAGAGCTGTGCGCCCGTGCGGTACATTTAGCGTCACCGCGTGCGAATAAACCCTTTGTAGCCCTTAACTGTGCAGCAATACCAAAAGATCTAATCGAAAGTGAAATATTCGGTCACTTAAAAGGGGCGTTCACTGGTGCGATTGCCAATCGTGAAGGGGCGGCAGGCCAAGCTGACGGTGGTACGTTGTTTTTAGATGAACTATGTGAAATGGACATCAATCTGCAAAGTAAGCTACTGCGTTTTATTCAAACCGGTTGTTACCAGCAGGTAGGCAGCGAAAAAGAAGTTAAAGTTGATGTGCGCTTTGTGTGCGCCACCAACCGCGACCCTTTATTAGAAGTGCAAGAAGGCCGTTTTCGTGAAGACTTATATTATCGCCTACATGTTATCCCTATTGCCTTACCGCCGCTGAATCAGCGTGGCAAAGATGTGATCGAAATTGCCGATGCATTATTTAAAAAAATAAGTAAAGAAGAAGGCCGTGCATACAAAGGCATGTCAGAAGGCGTTAAAAATCTATTTTTGAGCTATGGCTGGCCTGGTAATGTTCGCCAATTAGAAAACACCATACGTAACATTCTCGTTTTGCATGATGAAGCCTACATTGAAGCGAGTATGATACCAGCACTACCGAACGCACAAAATCAATCTCAACCAGTCGCAGCAGCTGTTAATACTGTAGCCTCGGAGGTGATGCCGTCACAAAGCTTTGCATCGCCATCAACTGAAGCCACTCCTGTTATCAGCGAAGTTGCAACAGCATTTTCTCAAGCCGATATTGAACCGCTTTGGTTGGTAGAAAAACGTTATATTGAGCAAGCCATTGATGCTTGTGATAACAATATTCCTAAAGCTGCAGCTCTTTTGGATGTGAGTCCATCTACGATTTATCGTAAAATTAAAAGCTGGGAAGAGATGCAAGTAAGCTAGAACTATAGACTCTATCTAGCTGCTTAAATTGCTGCTCTCCAGAAAAACGTTGTTTAACAAGTCTTTGTGCATTGCCTAGCATGTAACTTCTTTGATCAACACTCAACATAAGTACGTTGTTTAGCTGTTTATGCAAAGCATCGCTTGTACTTTCAGTCATCATTAACCCATTTGATAGGTGGTTAATTATCTGCGGTAACTGACCAACAGGCGATGCAATAACGAGTACCCCCTGTGCCATTGCTTCTAATGCAACCATAGGTAGACCTTCAGCCCGAGAGCAGATCACCAATACATCAAGTTGTTGCCATATTTGTTGTTGCTCACGCTGGCCATGATAACTCACCACTGACAAATCAAGCTCATTGACCATAGGGCCATCACCAAACATATGAAATTTTAAGTTAGGTGTGTTGAATCGTTTGGCTGTTTCAATAAAAATGTCAGGGCCTTTTTCATGGGATAAACGACCAACAAATCCAACGTTTAATTGATCATTATTTTTTAGGCCTAAAACTTTATTAGATTCATTTACTGGAATAAAATTTTCAAGTAATTCAGCATTGTAAAGCTCTTCGGTGAGTTTGCTAGAAACAGCAAAGTTAAGTGAAAAGTAACTTAGCAGTTTATCGAGCTTATTGTAAAAATAAACCTTCCCCGTGCCTGCTTCTCCAGCATGATAAGTTGAAATACAAGGGCGGTTTTGCCAGCGACACACTAACTTGCCCATGATACTTGCCTTGTACCCATGGGTATGGAGTAACGCTGAGCGAGGAAACATTTTTAGTATTTCGTTCAAGCTTTTTAAATTTCCGCCAGCAAAACCGAAAGTGATATTTGCATTTTCTAAGCGCTTATATAATTCACGGTTATTATGATCTTGATAAAATAGTACCGAGCTCATAATATTATATCGTTCTAACAGCTTACTCATGGCAATCAAATGGCTCTCGATGCCACCAATTAAGCTTGAATCTACGAATAAAATAACACTATATTTCATATTCACTCCAAGGTGAGACCATGATAGATACTGCGACCTATACGCAATTACAACAGGATGTTGGTGACGACCTAGCAAAACAGCTTTTGCAGGTGTATATCACTGAGTCCCGTCAAATCGTTGCTGATCTTGCTGACGCAACGAAACAGTCTGAAATCGAAATAAATGCCCATAGTTTAAAAAGTAGTAGCCGTAGCTACGGGGCATTAGCCGTAGGCGGCCTTGCAGAACAAATCGAGCAAAAAGCGAAGGCATCAAAATATGATGATGAATTACAAAGCTTAATAGCCTTACTGCAAGACCAATTTGCACAAACGCTAACTCACGCGCAAAGTTTAATTGCGACTGACTAGTTGCTCGGCTTCTAGGCTCAACGGCATTTTTAATATTTCGCCAAATACATTACTTAGCTGCTCAATGTCGTGCTGCTGGTTTGGCGATTTAACAACATCGTCAAAGTGCGACACAATTTCACTAAGCGCATCTAAAGAGATACTCATGTCACAAAACCTATAACCAAGCATGCCTTCGAGCCAATCGACTGGTTTCATATTGAGCGATTTAATTACGCTGGCTTCTTTGGCAATATTTTCGATAAACAATCGGCATGCAGAGGTTTTTTGTACAGCATTAGCTATGTCTTCAACTAACATGGCAGGCATTACACTGGTAATTAAACTACCGGGGCCAATTATTAGCATATCTGCGTTTTCAATAGCTTGAACCACACCAGGTGCTGCATTCACATCTTGTGAGAGGGTTAAATAATCCGGGAGCTCTTCTTGTGAATCAATATCGCATTCACCAAATACTTTGATGCCTGATGACATAACCGCGAGTAAATCAGTAGGCTCGTCTGACATGGGTAGAATCGTTTCTGAATTACCCAACATGGCATTGAACCAAGCTACAGCTTGTGTTGCTGAGTTAGTTTGTTGGGTTAAGCTTAATAAGGCTAAATTCCCTAGGCTGTGGCCATTTAGTTCACCCCCATCAAAACGGTGGTGAAAAACTTGATGGATTAATGAGTCACTATCAGCTAATTGCAAACAACAACGTCTAATATCACCAAGGGCAACTACATCTTGGCTTCGACGTAATTTACCTGTGCTGCCGCCGTTGTCTGTGGTTGCAACGATAGCTGTAAGTTCGGCGCAGTGAGGTCTAATTGCACTTAACATATGGGATAAACCGTGTCCGCCGCCTATGCATACTATTTTCATAACACTCACCTAGATTAAACTTAATTAATATTTAGGTAGCACGGCCCGTACCAAGTATTCGAATTTATATAACACAATGAAATTTAATAATTTATTTTGTGTTTTTTATGGCTAAACTGAGAACTGTTTTCTATATTTGCATTATGCGATGCAATATTAACTAGGAATGGCAATGGCAGAGTTAAACTTAGATCAATTACAACTTGAGCTAACAGCATTTCATGGCATAAATGATAGCCGTGCATTAAAAGCTCAACTTGAAAAAGTGCTTCTGCCATATTTTTCGTTTAAAGAGTTTTGCTTAATAAACTTCGAAGATTCAAAAGCATCCCTCGAAATGCGTACTATTAAGTACATTGAATTTGATGAATCAATATTAAAATCAAAGTTACAACAAGCGCAGTCACAGTGGTTACTTAATGAAGATAACTCGCTGTTTTATAGTAATGAGTTCGAAAATAACCTAATTTTTCATGTTGATATTTCTGAACACACAACGCAGTGCTTGGTCTTTTTTGATATAAAAGAGCAGGCTAGTTTTAATGATAAATCACAAACCGCAATCAAGATCTTATTACAGCAAGTAGCGGTTCAATTAGCTGCGCAAACAAGGCTTAACCGGCAAAAGTTTCACTCAACCTCTTTACTAACAAGACTAGGCGAGTTATCTGAGTTATTTAGAGATTTCGCCAGCGAATGGTTTTGGCGTACTAATAAAGATGAGCGCTTTATTAATGTTTTAACTACCGCCAGCCACAGTAACTTATACAAACGCCATTTTTTACATAAAAATTTCGATGCCATCATCACTGAGCAGGAACAAAATCAGTTAAAAAAATGGTCGCACTTTAAACACTTGCTGGCAGATCATGCTGAATTTTTAGATTTTGAATTTGAAGTTAATTCGTCGCCTACGGCCTGGGTCTCTTTGAGTGGTAAGCCACAATTTGATTCAAGCGGAAAATTTCGCGGCTATTTAGGTATTGCCAAAGATATCACTGTGAATAAAGACCGCGAGCAAGCACTGCAATTAGCAAAAGAAAAAGCAGAAGAAGCAAACCAAGCAAAATCTCAGTTTTTAACGGTGATGTCCCATGAGATCAGAACGCCTATGAACGCCATTGTCGGCATGTTGGAGTTGTTAGCCGATTCAGAATTGAATGACAAGCAAACACGTTGGCTCGATTACGCAAACTCAAGCGCTGACTTATTACTTGATTTGATCAGTGATGTTCTGGATTTTTCAAAAATTGAAAGTGGATCGATGGAGCTTGATGTTAAAGCAACAGATATAAATGCGTTAGTTAAAAATATAACTGCACAGTTTCAAGAAACCACTCAAGGCTCTAATGTATTGTTTACCACAGAGATAAGCGATGGCTTACCGAATAAAATTAATATTGATGGGGTTCGAGTTGGGCAAATTCTGTTTAATATTTTAGATAATGCTTTTAAGTTTACTAAAGTAGGCACCGTCAATTTCAGAGCCGATTTTAATGATACCCATTTACTATTTGAAATAGCAGATACTGGGCAGGGGATTTCACAATCTCAAATAGCCAGCATTTACGATGCGTTTAAACAGCATGATTATGGCGTGAATCGACAAGTAGAAGGGATTGGCCTTGGGCTTAGCATTACCAAAAGCCTAGTTGATTTAATGAAAGGCGAGATTAGAGTTGCTAGCGCAATCAATATTGGTACTAAATTTAATATTTACATACCATACTCTATCGTTGCCGATGATCAGCAAGCTATTGAACATGAACAAACTCTTGAGCCAATGACCATTCTTGTCACAGAAGATAACAAAACCAACCAAGTGCTTATAAAAACCTTTTTAGAAAAGCTCAATCACCATGTCACCCTTGCAGATAATGGCCAACAAGCCATTGATAAAGTACAACAACAAAACTTTGATTTAGTATTAATGGATATGATGATGCCAGTGATGGATGGTATTACAGCAACTAAATACATGCGTGAAGAATTAAAAATGACTTTACCCATTGTCGCATTAACCGCCAATGCATCTCATCAAGATAAAGCCACTTGCCTAGAAGCAGGAATGAACAAAGTGCTGACAAAACCAATTCGTTTTCATGATTTAAACCGCGCACTGCGTATTTTGTTTAGCCAATAAAAAAGCCCCAAATGGGGCTTTTAAAATGAAACTCGACTTTACAACACCATTGCCGCAACCCAGCCAGCAACAAGTAGCGGAATATTAAAATGGATGAAAGTAGGTACTACTGAATCCCAAATATGGTCATGTTGACCATCTGCATTTAGGCCAGATGTTGGGCCAAGTGTTGAGTCAGAGGCAGGGGACCCAGCATCAC
Above is a window of Pseudoalteromonas shioyasakiensis DNA encoding:
- a CDS encoding SLBB domain-containing protein — translated: MKQLILLCLLIFALPTFAEEIEVGNKLYLYLPGEAEFSEPFEVDKEGAITLPELGRFKVAGLQLDDVQSQLRTALSEMYVAMDDFYVEIHSRDIFINVMGYVNEPSQVSIPKDGNIQMVIARAGGLKPGAQLDRLQIRRGTDMIEFNYKAYLDSGNIDLLPALQSADTVFVPVSPLLGNVQIDFDAQTLSASGDASDNSAITLLGEVHNPGSFSFKENMSVLDALMRAEGVTRYADVTKIRVIVDKTPVVFDLKAYLDKPNNDTMPELKAGSTIYVPIMVDDVNTTSRTVYIMGEVQKPGAYEAGESTSFLDILANAGGPTRFAETRQIKILTPAGESILFDLQGYSEGIVTVKVPSLNPGDVIFVPEKTDQNEKSWLKVPPKRAIKIIGAILSPGRYEWSPEMDFTDLLAHAGGPTKGANINDIKIVRNGEVTKRFDLEQYTINDSGKYALPNLMAGDTIIVEELPVDPADNKSQWIRQESSKSIYIMGQVGSPGRYAFNTNMHFIDILAAADGPTDNADLRNIRITHRNGNAARVSKLNLALYFETGDETLFPHVLPGDTIYIPEKDKDWLRTPKEQVVRIMGAVEKPGRYSFDDTMTVLDVLAEAGGPSSSALIDKIVVVNHSCCKEQSRVFDLEEFVKNPNSAYIPVLRAGDTLYVPDKGQDLMSQFKSNFLDFITVVALVVGL
- a CDS encoding AAA family ATPase, whose product is MKLIPAQYQELEAVCNEIDNSKARCICFISLTGNEGSTSLCASVAQRLSLQAAKVLIIDLNPLNPFKFDEPKKPESWCFSDISCQLNIINTEQVDLLTMAHLKELESVKNKSVLNDAIERIKQEYDYIFLDMSPALKCNRGNVPLHALSLCTELTFLTVSLGYNDEEALCHGMANLEHAGVNNVKIVVAQHQFAPLGSRIVKTLKAFQPKWPKLTEYLLNKVIKQRWLFLPY
- a CDS encoding SpoIIE family protein phosphatase, with amino-acid sequence MDCLYQKSFSLDWPTVSEIRHILKHVLTAISVKNQDIDAAGLVATEYLTNLLRHSQETSMHVQFAMHKLPDKQLLIEFKDSMPSYDLFNQQASGWQLDSGELVEGGMGVALIKHYFPNACYKTVGQQNTFSFCLTNIDKRPTLIYIDDDKAQLALLNAYLSENFQVICCEDSESGWQEILTSGATILLLDHKLKNGTSEPLLKKLNQSNLKTNLSVVMLTGDDSEELIKRINLLGVDDYLVKPVSKTRLLQSIERIVHRFSALKYVINEERMQTKQKIGEFNAYNFGSIISQNGGDFCMYPHQLQAPVIIGDMMGHGITALKESFAIKGFLSGCLATEIPIQSVLTTLNQALYEQRLCKTSLVTLLISFIENNTLHWFNAGHPAPCVITKNGKLIQLSGTDPLLGLSDDHVYQHHSYDLNDVEHILLFTDGWLDNQQLSDVDQIITKLTDENVQSEEFAYALWQASLVELSAEIDDASLIVINKH
- a CDS encoding sigma-54-dependent transcriptional regulator, with amino-acid sequence MPPKILIVEDTESLALMYQSYLIPTGVETRIAYNGEQAVVALQEFEPDLVILDVMLPDMNGLDILSSLDPDTAPQVIVLTGHATKEMAIKAIKLGASDFLEKPIEADRFRITVNNALKLKDLKQTVKSYQTTYENGKYYDLIGSSSEMQSVYQIIKSASASKATVFITGESGTGKELCARAVHLASPRANKPFVALNCAAIPKDLIESEIFGHLKGAFTGAIANREGAAGQADGGTLFLDELCEMDINLQSKLLRFIQTGCYQQVGSEKEVKVDVRFVCATNRDPLLEVQEGRFREDLYYRLHVIPIALPPLNQRGKDVIEIADALFKKISKEEGRAYKGMSEGVKNLFLSYGWPGNVRQLENTIRNILVLHDEAYIEASMIPALPNAQNQSQPVAAAVNTVASEVMPSQSFASPSTEATPVISEVATAFSQADIEPLWLVEKRYIEQAIDACDNNIPKAAALLDVSPSTIYRKIKSWEEMQVS
- a CDS encoding glycosyltransferase family 4 protein, giving the protein MKYSVILFVDSSLIGGIESHLIAMSKLLERYNIMSSVLFYQDHNNRELYKRLENANITFGFAGGNLKSLNEILKMFPRSALLHTHGYKASIMGKLVCRWQNRPCISTYHAGEAGTGKVYFYNKLDKLLSYFSLNFAVSSKLTEELYNAELLENFIPVNESNKVLGLKNNDQLNVGFVGRLSHEKGPDIFIETAKRFNTPNLKFHMFGDGPMVNELDLSVVSYHGQREQQQIWQQLDVLVICSRAEGLPMVALEAMAQGVLVIASPVGQLPQIINHLSNGLMMTESTSDALHKQLNNVLMLSVDQRSYMLGNAQRLVKQRFSGEQQFKQLDRVYSSSLLASLPSF
- a CDS encoding Hpt domain-containing protein; translation: MIDTATYTQLQQDVGDDLAKQLLQVYITESRQIVADLADATKQSEIEINAHSLKSSSRSYGALAVGGLAEQIEQKAKASKYDDELQSLIALLQDQFAQTLTHAQSLIATD
- a CDS encoding gluconeogenesis factor YvcK family protein, with translation MKIVCIGGGHGLSHMLSAIRPHCAELTAIVATTDNGGSTGKLRRSQDVVALGDIRRCCLQLADSDSLIHQVFHHRFDGGELNGHSLGNLALLSLTQQTNSATQAVAWFNAMLGNSETILPMSDEPTDLLAVMSSGIKVFGECDIDSQEELPDYLTLSQDVNAAPGVVQAIENADMLIIGPGSLITSVMPAMLVEDIANAVQKTSACRLFIENIAKEASVIKSLNMKPVDWLEGMLGYRFCDMSISLDALSEIVSHFDDVVKSPNQQHDIEQLSNVFGEILKMPLSLEAEQLVSRN
- a CDS encoding response regulator — translated: MAELNLDQLQLELTAFHGINDSRALKAQLEKVLLPYFSFKEFCLINFEDSKASLEMRTIKYIEFDESILKSKLQQAQSQWLLNEDNSLFYSNEFENNLIFHVDISEHTTQCLVFFDIKEQASFNDKSQTAIKILLQQVAVQLAAQTRLNRQKFHSTSLLTRLGELSELFRDFASEWFWRTNKDERFINVLTTASHSNLYKRHFLHKNFDAIITEQEQNQLKKWSHFKHLLADHAEFLDFEFEVNSSPTAWVSLSGKPQFDSSGKFRGYLGIAKDITVNKDREQALQLAKEKAEEANQAKSQFLTVMSHEIRTPMNAIVGMLELLADSELNDKQTRWLDYANSSADLLLDLISDVLDFSKIESGSMELDVKATDINALVKNITAQFQETTQGSNVLFTTEISDGLPNKINIDGVRVGQILFNILDNAFKFTKVGTVNFRADFNDTHLLFEIADTGQGISQSQIASIYDAFKQHDYGVNRQVEGIGLGLSITKSLVDLMKGEIRVASAINIGTKFNIYIPYSIVADDQQAIEHEQTLEPMTILVTEDNKTNQVLIKTFLEKLNHHVTLADNGQQAIDKVQQQNFDLVLMDMMMPVMDGITATKYMREELKMTLPIVALTANASHQDKATCLEAGMNKVLTKPIRFHDLNRALRILFSQ